CGTCACAGTCTTCTGGAACCACCtccgatccgatccgatccgatccTTTCAGACATTGCTAGCAAGCACAGGCTACAGGATGATTCCATTCCCACTGATGACTATTGCTTTGCTTATCATTGCTGACGTTGGTGGAGGCCAGATTGAAGTTTCTTCCTTGAATTGTATCCTCGTCTCATTGATAGCACAAATAAAGCTTACTGTTCACAATTGTTTCGTACCAAAGACAACAGAAGGAAGCTTATCATCGTGTTAGTGGCACATTTAAAGACGATGCTCTTTAAATTTAGCAATTACGTGCAAAACGGTCGTGTGGCAGGCACACGCCTGGTGACGGCCCACACAGCTAGCTAGCATCTTCTCTGCCTATGAGCAGGGAGACACATATTGCAAGAAACAGTGCGAAAGACCCGAGGACACAGAGATAATGGCCATGTTTGCTTGAACTACTTTTCAACTAATAAATAgtgttttttctcataataaatcagcataagctaaattttaaCATAAGCGAACATGGTAACTAAGATAAGGGGGAAgatgcgtggttgccacaggtaGGGGTGAAAATGGTACCAATATTTTTCGATCGTTTTTAAGACTGAATTTAATTAAAGGGGTTCAGATCTGTTTGTTTCTGaatccggatattcaacatccgataccgtatccatatccgtatccgaatattcaaatcgcatatttatgatgtcgatattcaATTATATCCTATTCAACATGGTATACACTATCCGCTTTCAAATATGAATCCGAactgaaatataaaaacaaatatatctGATGTGTTTTCGTCCTTAGCGACAGGACACAGGACACACAGGTCATATGCATGGGACATCACAAAAGGCTGACTAGTCACCTCACGTGCACTTTGGACCACCATCTGTGCTGCGGCCCGGGCTGCACAAGTGCACTGCACTCCACACCATTTTCGTTTTACTCTTGGGCATGTTTGGAAGACTGGTTTTAGACCGAATACAATTGTAAATTATAGACTTGTAAAATTATATGGACAGAATTGGAAAATATTGTTTGGATACTGGTTCACCTAATAAAGTTACCGGTGTTTCAGCTAGTTACAAGCGGAAAAATATAATTACCTTGCCCGGCAACAGTATTTTCCGACGAAAAGTCGGACTCGCTCGACCGCCCCATCCTGTCATGTGCTTCTTCGAACTCCCGATTCCTGAGCGCGGTGCTTCTTCAACCTCGAACTGGCCAAGGGAGGATGGCCtctgaaaagatcaagatgtccaacgGGAAAGGCGAATTAGACTAATCTAAAATTTTTTGCAACAATTAAAACCTACCGCTTAGCCCATTTTCACTCTTAGTGCCTAAAAGTGATTTCTATCTTACGCATAAAAGTTTTGcgccctaagttccaatcctactctagcataacaattctaagaatgtaagaaCATGAAGTAATTACACAAaagtaattgctcaaagtaaggAGAGGCAAAGAAATATGACGATGTTTTCCCGAAGTATAAGAGAGTCgacactctccactagtcctcgttgaagcacccgcgcaagggtatagctccccatCGATCCGTGCAAGGACcgagtgctctctacgggctgattctttgttGCTTCGACACGGTGAATCGCTCACAACCGCTCACAagatgagttgggtcatccataatcaccaccggatgatcacgcatctctcaatcaccaccaagccgtctagatgatgCCAATCAcccagagtaacaagcacaaactctcacttgaccatgacaagcctaacgagaaaggtggatgcacacttgctactccctacgcactaatgaggtccttaatcttggattatgaaatctcaatcacccaaataggctcttgctctccttgcaCTCTAATGTGTttcctcagctgaacaaatgggtaaGAGCAGCTCCATGGATGAGTAAATGGGGGTATAAATACACCTCACTCAAGCAACTAGCCATTGGAGCCAATTCTCAACTGACACGGGACCATCGGACGCTATCTGACAGGCATCGGATTATCGTCCGGTGTGACTGTAATGGCTACAGTGACGTTACCTGTCAGAACTAGCCGTTGCAGTCAAGATAGCGTCCGATGTGGAAAAACCCTCTCTGGATGACATCGGACGAAACCGCACTAGCGCCCGATGCACTGTTGTTCAGCAAACCCCAAGTGAACAGTGCCACCgttgcgtccaatggcatcctgCGTCATCGTCCGATGAAGTTCCAGTCTCTGCTGCTGGACGTCTGAGTGACATTGGACGCTAAACTCATCGTCCGATCCTGATGTAAACAACATCCGATGAACTCTGCAACACTACATTCACTTTCAATTCGAAATCCTTTGTGAATGATGTTTACTCCAATGATCTTTGGGCTAACTCTGAGCTActtagtgctaagtttgacaagtgtgcaccacacctaacacattagactcacctaggttaagctattAGTTCATACTCCCTTTATAGTAcgtccaaaggaaaaacaaagtcctaaactactctaagtgtctcaacaccaaacgacacttagaactagtccatccttaaccttgtcatccatcctttgacaaccgaaacgatttccatcgacaggggcatgaaaaccattgatTGCTCAAATAATCaccattatcgtgacctaactcaaattgtctctacaaaacagACGTTAATCACaataatcttatattgtcattaatcaccgaaacccactaggagcctagatgcttttagcctCGGCGTAGGTGCTGGTGTCGCGGCCTTTGGTGAACTTGAGTCCATACGACTTCTCGATTGTGACCTAGTACTCCTCGTACGACCGCTCCTCCTCCGCCCCCCCTCCCCCCGACTCGGTCTCCGCCGCTGCGGCCGTCGCCTCTGACGACGCCTGCATGACGACGACGTCTAGGGCCCTCCACACGCCAGCATGCGACAGCCTTAGGTTCCTGCCGTCGAGGACCGCAGTCCCCGGCTCGATGAGCAGCAAAGCATTACTGGCTCTTGGGATGCGTTGGGTGGGGGAGGACAACGGCGGCGGCTGGGTAGCGGCGACCTTTGCTAGCCAGCACCATGGCTAAGGTAGGAGAAGCTTCTTGCCTGGGCTAGCAGCTTGCTTGCTCTCGAATGTTTCCGCTCGGCATCAGCATCTGCTgagctcttcttctcttcctcttcGCACAACTACACATTGGCTCGACGAGTGGCGTGATGTCTCATGTGGCCGGCTGCGTTGGAAGATTAGCCAAATGAATATTTTACGGATGAAAGAAATTACAGTTGTATTCTAGTGCACATGATATTACATCTGGAAGCTAATTACTGACGTATAAAATTACAAAGCCGCCAAACAGGACGTTTTACGGATCATTGTCGCTCCTCCTGCCTTGTGGAACCATCCACCTACTCCATTTGTATAGGAGAGTGGAAAACAAAAAATAAGGTCCAATagattctctttttttttctaatttattttttctcaaTGGAGGAACGTCTCGATTTATTTGGCTGCACACAAATTCATCCCAATCCACGTGGTTTAGGAGACTAAATCACACCTCCTAAACCACGTGGATCACCCTAATACACGTGGTTTGTGAGGGATTAAGTTAAATTTCACCCAACCACGTGAATTGAGATGCATTTATATGTAGCCAAACAAGTCCTAAGAAAGGGGAGCACAAATCAATTCCCTTTGCTTCTCCCAGTCCCTCTCCGTTTGTCGGATGAAGCAGATATGCCAGGCGCAACGACGGATCTAGAAATATGTACGCAGGATGGACTCTTCATTATTTTCTCTAAGCTTCAGTGACTACAAACAGAAGCGGCTTCGTTAATTCAGCAACGGTAGCGGGGGTTTTCGCTACTGCGGTTCATGAGTGAGTATTTTTTTTTAGAATCCAGAGAGTAGAAAATGGAAACTACAGTACAGGGTCCCCAGCCTTAAAGCCCACAAATTTCCTGGACGGCACGGTCCATGAGACGGCCCAGCCCATTCGTTTGAATTCAGGCAGGATGCAGCCCACCCCAAACAAAAACCCTCCTTGCCATCTCAAATTCGTCTCCGGCGACACAATGCAAGCCGCGATTTGAAATCCCACAAAATCGAAAGGGGAGACTGGCAGGGCTGATGCCGCCGACGATGGATGGCGACGGTGGTGCTACGCCTACGCCCGACGCCCTCTCCCTCTTCTCCTCCCGCCTCTCCCTTCGCAGGTAGCAAGCCCGATACAATACAAATCACCTTCCGCAACATCCTACAGCTTCCCCCTCTCTCCGCCTCCGCGCTGCAGGTTCGAGGACGAGGATCTCCGGGTGCTGGAGGCCGCGCTGTCCGCCGGCGCCGACGTCCCCGCGCTGCTCGCCACGCGCTCGGCGGCCCGGAGTCTGCTGCAAGCAAGCGCGGCGGAGGCGTTCGCATCCACCGCGACGGGTTCAGTGCTGGATGGTGGGAGGAGCCTCGCCGTCGCCGACTTCTTCGCACGCGCCTTCGCCCTCGTTGGCGATGTCGAGGTCAGCACCCAACGAAATTAGTGCTTGGCGCGTACGGTGTGCAGATTATGCACTGCTATTGCAGGCTCCATTTGTCCGTGCTCCCGCCCTGCCTGGGGTTTTACTCTGATTTGAGCGCCCGCAGTTGTCGTGCTTCACTTCAGTATACATTCCTAATTGCAGGCTTGCAGCATCTTATTTTAGATGATTGCAGCATGCTTCAAATACACTAGCAAGCAACAGTGCAAGTGCAACACTCAAATTCATCAGCCGACATGTGTTCACCAATCACCATTTGTTTTATCAGGCTTCAATGCGTCCTTTTTCACTTCTGTTCGCACAAATGTAGAGCATGCGCCGCGTTCTTCTCTGCTAATACTGTTACTCTTCATGTACACTGACAGAGCTGCCTTGCCATGAGATACGAGTCCCTGCTGCTTCGAGACGCTAGATACTGCAACGACCTTCACTTGCAAGTGTCCCGTCAGGAGTGGTTGACTTTCGCAAAGGACTCTCTTGATAATGGCTTCTACGTCATTGCCTCCAAGGTagtcttttctttttttagataAAGAAGGTAGTCTTATTCAGCTATAACCATTGTTGTAGGTATTGCCCCTTTACTGTTCTTATTGATCGGCATGTTGGCACTTAAGCTATTAGGTTCAATGGTGTGAGGAACACAATCCAATAGTAATCTGGAAGTTTGAAGCAGAGGCTTACTGTACTTCTTTTAACCTGAAGATCTAAGAAATGTGTTGAAGAAGCCTTCCTCTCTTCCTGCTTGCCTGCTTTACATTGTTATCTCCCTTTAGTTACTACTTTTAGGCGATTCCATGTGCTGGAAAGTTTAATGCTCTTGTGTAAGTTTAAGTTTTTTATGCCACTCTGATAAGAAAACTGATGGTATGATATGATTAAGTAAATAAGTACTAAGGGAAAAAATAAGTCTCAATTATTTCAGAAACAATTATTGAAATAACTCTATCAGGAAATATTACTTCCAATTCATATTTTCTCTAATGGGTGAAGGTTCTTGTCATTTAAATGGACAAGTATCATCTTTTGCTCTATCTGAGGTAAGCGATGAAGGTCGCATGATGACTACTGTATATTGCTACTAATATACTAATGTTTATGGTTGTAGATCTGAGCACATATAAATAGAGTACTGTGGTGAATGACATTGGCTTACATTATATTGTAACTAATTCAGGCTTTTGCAAATGCTCTTGCACACATTCATCCAAGCCACCCATCGCACTTGGACTCTGCTAATTCCATCGAGGAGAAGGACAAGATCAATGATATAACAGGACTCCAGAACTTGGCAAAGTCATTATCTGCACAGCATTCTGGTGAGTTTTCAATGCCATGGATCGCTTAAATTACATGCAGAGAAACTGAGCTTGTTTGAACTTTTCAAGTAAAATAAGTGCAGAGAAACTAAACTTGCCTTTATCTTCTGAAGTTGAGTAAATGAAGGAGTGATATATGTTTAATCAACAGAGATCCAATCTGACTGAATGTATGTCTTCCTTTATGTTTGAGTAACTAATGGCTTGTTTTTTTAATCAAACGTGACATCTATTATCTGGGAGATTTGGGGACCCATTATGACACCAAATCTTCTCTTGTATCTTTCAACTGTTTGAACATATTTTCGATATAGCTTTCTAATGCTATTTACTTCTGTTGTGACAGTTCAGACACAGTCTGCTGAATACATGAAAAGGAGAGCTTTAGGTGTTCACAAGAAGTATAATTTGCAATCAGGAAAACCAAAGTTAACAGGAAGTTCAATGTTTAGGCTAGGGATTAAAACAAGGAACATAAAGAAATTGCTTCATAGCCAGGAAAGGAACTTAGGAGATTTGAAGCAATcttagcgtggcatcttccacaaGACCGAGAGGAATGTTGTAAAAAGGTGAGTTTTATGCCTTAATTTACTTATTTCTTTCTAAGTTACCACCAGTGCATATGCACTTCAATCTGTTAAATGCCTAGTTCAACTTCTAGAGTACTAGCTCAAATTAATATCTGCAGTGTCAATTACATTCATCTGATTATTGAAATTGGGTACGTGGGAGTGGCATTAGCAGTATGTGCATGCCAGCCGTCCTCATTTTCTTAAGTAGTCCACAACCTCTGTTCATGAGTTCTCCAAAACAGAACCACATTATTTTTCAGCTTAGTTTTGCAGCATTGGACCCCTGAAATAAATAAGAAAACTGTGATTAGATCATCATGTCTTGTTTCAGCTCAAAAAGTTTAATTATAAGTCAATTGCATTGAAATAAGATGCTTACATGGAATCATGTCATTTGTCATTGGCATATTTACTATAAAAGGTTTGCTGATTACATTACTACAATCCTTAACCACATATTGCAGCCTGGTTGCCTACTCTGCTCAATTTGATCGCAGGAAGTATTGCTAGCTCTGCACAGTTGCGCTTAGTATATTTGGAAGACGTTAATTTTCTTTATTTACATGCAGTCCAATTAGGTGATAATTTTTGCAGTGGAGACATTAAGTGGAGTTATGGATGAGTCTTTGATTCAACATTAAGACGAAGACATCGAAGAGTACTTGCATCCTTTGGTAGCATACTCGCTCTGCAAGTAAGTTGATATCTTCAATATGTGCAGACTGTTTTTCATGTGTAGAACAATTATAAAGTAACTCCGCCTGCCCGTCATGATTGACATATTGCCTTAAATAAATAATATGAAACTGGAATCTGTTGCTGACTGTTGAGTGAGTGCTGGAGAACAATGCGTGTGAAGCACTGTCTTTCGAGACTATTGCTTGGGAAATGTCCCACCGTCCCGTCCttcttaaaaaaagaaaaaaaggggcAGGGTTTATGTTTTTCCTGTGGAAAATGTGCTATTAGGCATaaatataacaacaacaacacaacctttcagtcccaaacaagttagggtaggctagagttgaaacccaccaagagcccaaagtcacggttcaggcacttcaatagttactttccaagcactcctattcagacatagatctctaggtatatcccaagctttcaaatctctttttattgcctctctccatgtcaatttcggtctaactctacctctcctcatattattagcttggcttataACTCCATAATGCACTGATGCCTCTGGAGGCATCCTTCGAACATGGTCAAACCacatcaaccgatgttggacacgtttttcttcaattggtgctacccttaGGCGATCACATATATCattgttccgaactcggtccattcttgtgtgaccacaaatccatctaACATATGCATTTctacaacactcagttgttgaacatgtcgaatctttgtaggccaacattgtgctccatacaacatagctggtctaatcgtcgttctataaaacttgccttttagcttttgtggtaccctcttgtcacagagaatgccagaagcttgtcgccacttgatccacccagctttgattctatggttaacgttcgcatcaatatctccatccctctgtagcatcgatcccaaatACCAAAAGGTATCCTTGTTAGGCaccacttgaccttccaaactcacatctccctcctcctgtgcagctccgctaaagtcgcatctcatgtattcggttttagttctgcttaatctaaaacctttagactcaagagtCTGCCGCTAtaactctagttttctatttactcccgcctagcttttgtccactaacactacatcatcagcgcacaacatacaccaagggatacccccttgtatgttcctggtaacctcatacattaccaaggcaaagagatacaggATTAAGGCTGACttttgatgaagtccaattttaatcggaaagtaatatgtgttaccatcgtttgttcgaacactcgtcacaacatcattgcacatgtcctttatgagggtcacgtactttgatagGACTTTATATTTGTACAAAGcctaccacataacattttttggtatcttgtcataagccttctccaagtcaatgaaaactatgtggaggtccttcttctgctctctaaaccgttCCATAACTTGTcctattaagaagattgcttctgtggttgacctttcgggcataaaaccaaattggtttgttgatatctgggTCGTTCCTCataggcgctgctcgatgactctctcccatagcttcatagtatggctcatcaacttaattccccgataattagtacaactttagatatctcccttgttcttgtagatggGTACCAATATGTTTtttctccactcctcaggcatcttgtttaAATGAAagatattgttaaacatcttggttagccatactatagctatatccccgagacatctccacaccttgattgggataccatcagggcccatcgctttgcccttTTTCATCCTCTTCGAAGCTTCTCTGACCTTCGATTCTTGAATCCTCTGCACAAAGCGTCTgctagtgtcatcaaacgagtcgtctagctgaacggtggtgttctcgttctcactattgaacaatttatcaaaatactcttgtcatctatgtctgatctcatcctccttcaccaagagctgctccctcttATCCTTTATGCatttgacttggttgaagtcccttgtcatcctatcgcgagccctaaccatcctataaatgtctttCTCTCCCTCCTTcatactcaaacgttggtaaaggtcctcataggcccgcccctttgcctcactcaccgctcgttttgtagtcttctttgtcaccttgtacttctctatgttgtctgcacacctgtcatgatacaagcgcttatagcactccttcttttccttaatagcctttgcacaccttcattccaccaccaagtgtcttttgagtcgcatccgctccctttggtcacttcaagcacctctgaagcaaccttcctcatgttgccatcttctcccacatgctgtTTGCATCACCTTCATCCTTtcaagggccctcttcaatgatctttttcttaaagacctttgatgccttcccttctaatttccaccactttgttctagcAACCCAAGCTTatttgttcccacgagcttgcaccagaaagcggaagtcagccaccatcagcttgtgttgagcgacctCACATTCTTCAGGTATTACCTTACAGTCCACGCAAGTTCGTTTATCTTTCATTCTAGTAAGGACAAAGTCaatttgactagagtactggccgctactacaggtcactaaatgggactgtctcttacaaaagaaagtgttagctatcatcagatcaaaagctatggcgaagtctaagactccctttccctcctggttcctactatCATATCCGAAACCTTCATGAACCGCCTCGAAACCTACGCTTGATGcacctacatggccattaagatcacctcctataaaaaacttctcgctactagggacagctctaaccaagcgatctaagtcttctCAGAAAAGCCGCTGAGCACTCacatcatggcctacttggggggcatatgcACTAATTATGTTTAAGACCAAATcgctaatgacaagtttaactaagatgatcctatctccttgccttctcacctcc
The sequence above is drawn from the Miscanthus floridulus cultivar M001 chromosome 15, ASM1932011v1, whole genome shotgun sequence genome and encodes:
- the LOC136507875 gene encoding protein DOUBLE-STRAND BREAK FORMATION-like isoform X1; translated protein: MPPTMDGDGGATPTPDALSLFSSRLSLRRFEDEDLRVLEAALSAGADVPALLATRSAARSLLQASAAEAFASTATGSVLDGGRSLAVADFFARAFALVGDVESCLAMRYESLLLRDARYCNDLHLQVSRQEWLTFAKDSLDNGFYVIASKAFANALAHIHPSHPSHLDSANSIEEKDKINDITGLQNLAKSLSAQHSVQTQSAEYMKRRALGVHKKYNLQSGKPKLTGSSMFRLGIKTRNIKKLLHSQERNLGDLKQS